The proteins below are encoded in one region of Flavobacterium sp. IMCC34852:
- the glgA gene encoding glycogen synthase produces the protein MKIALFTNEFPPNIYGGAGVHIDFLSQELAHLGEVEVRCFGNQEETMASMNVLGIQSSLTKPEDHNNPHIKMFHNLSKNVEMSQHTLQADVIHCHTWYTHLAGIFSRELLQSPLILTTHSLETHRPWKVEQLGNGYFLSRWIEHHAYNTADGIIAVSEQMKTDVIEAYGVAPEKVTVIHNGIDPDFYAPTFDNDLLKEYGINPDIPFVLFVGRITRQKGISQLISAAKYFNKNCQIVLCAGAPDTEEIAKETEALIAELKAQRNGVILISEMLPREKIKVLYSHARVFACPSLYEPFGIINLEALSCETPVVGSAVGGIPEIIVEGETGYLIELESISRTDFNPKYPEAFQQNFATKVNQLLEDEPLATQMGKAGRKRVLDKFSWTAIAKTTYNYYEEVINRFEKEKA, from the coding sequence ATGAAAATTGCTTTATTTACCAATGAATTTCCACCAAATATTTACGGCGGCGCCGGAGTACATATTGATTTTTTGAGTCAGGAATTGGCTCATTTAGGCGAAGTAGAAGTCCGTTGTTTTGGTAACCAAGAAGAAACTATGGCATCCATGAATGTACTCGGAATCCAATCTTCCTTAACCAAACCCGAAGACCACAACAATCCGCATATCAAGATGTTTCATAATTTGAGTAAAAATGTCGAAATGTCGCAGCATACTTTACAAGCCGATGTCATTCATTGCCACACTTGGTACACGCATTTGGCCGGAATCTTTTCGAGAGAATTACTGCAATCGCCGTTAATATTGACGACACATAGTTTAGAAACGCACCGACCTTGGAAAGTAGAACAATTGGGCAACGGTTATTTTTTGTCCCGATGGATTGAACACCATGCTTACAATACTGCCGACGGTATTATTGCTGTCAGCGAACAAATGAAAACCGACGTTATCGAAGCTTATGGTGTTGCTCCCGAAAAAGTAACCGTCATCCACAACGGTATCGATCCTGATTTTTATGCCCCGACATTTGACAATGATTTACTCAAAGAATACGGCATCAATCCCGACATTCCGTTTGTACTGTTTGTGGGAAGAATAACGCGCCAAAAAGGCATTTCGCAATTGATTTCGGCCGCCAAATATTTTAATAAAAATTGTCAAATAGTACTTTGCGCAGGCGCACCGGATACCGAAGAAATCGCCAAAGAAACCGAAGCATTAATAGCCGAACTAAAAGCACAGCGCAACGGAGTAATTCTAATCTCCGAAATGTTACCGCGAGAAAAAATCAAAGTGCTTTACAGTCATGCCCGCGTTTTTGCATGTCCGTCTTTATACGAACCTTTCGGCATCATCAATCTCGAAGCTTTGTCGTGCGAAACTCCCGTTGTTGGCTCCGCCGTTGGCGGTATTCCCGAAATTATAGTCGAAGGCGAAACCGGTTATTTAATTGAGCTCGAAAGCATTTCCCGAACGGATTTCAACCCAAAATATCCGGAAGCTTTCCAACAAAACTTTGCCACCAAAGTCAACCAATTGTTAGAAGATGAACCTTTGGCCACCCAAATGGGCAAAGCCGGCAGAAAAAGAGTTCTGGATAAATTCAGCTGGACTGCCATCGCCAAAACAACATACAATTATTACGAAGAAGTAATCAACAGATTCGAAAAAGAAAAAGCATAA
- a CDS encoding glucose-1-phosphate adenylyltransferase, producing MINKSTLAIILGGGQGSRLAPLTQTRSKPAVPIAGKYRLVDIPISNCINSDIKRMFVLTQFNSASLNQHIKNTYHFSHFSTAFVDILAAEQTPDNPTWFQGTADAVRQCMHHFMNHEFDYALILSGDQLYQMDFNAMIKAHHDSGAAISIATLPVTAKEAPEFGILKTDSENYITSFIEKPNVSLLPEWTSEVSEESKAEGKHYLASMGIYIFNKELLVELMKNPDTKDFGKEIIPQAIGKQKVLSYQYEGYWTDIGNIDSFFEANLGLTDDIPKFNLFDNSSKIYTRARVLPPSKITGASTIDKSVIAEGCILNGVTVEHSVIGIRSRVGFGSTILNSYLMGNDYYQNLEEIRTNSTQGIINIGIGERCYINNTIVDKDCRIGNDVRLNGGKHLEDTNNDLYTIKDGIIVVKKGAILPDGFTV from the coding sequence ATGATAAATAAAAGCACATTAGCCATTATTTTAGGTGGCGGACAAGGTTCAAGATTAGCACCACTGACACAAACCCGTTCCAAACCCGCGGTTCCGATTGCCGGAAAATACCGTTTGGTAGACATCCCGATTTCCAATTGTATCAATTCTGATATTAAAAGAATGTTTGTCTTGACACAATTCAATTCGGCTTCCTTAAACCAACACATTAAAAACACTTATCACTTTAGCCATTTCAGTACAGCATTCGTAGATATTTTGGCCGCAGAGCAAACGCCGGATAACCCAACTTGGTTCCAAGGCACTGCTGATGCCGTTCGCCAATGCATGCATCACTTTATGAACCATGAGTTTGATTATGCTTTGATATTGTCGGGTGACCAACTGTATCAAATGGATTTTAACGCCATGATCAAAGCCCATCATGATTCCGGTGCTGCGATTTCTATAGCCACTTTACCGGTAACGGCCAAAGAAGCGCCCGAATTTGGTATCTTGAAAACCGATTCCGAAAATTACATTACTTCCTTTATTGAAAAACCTAATGTGAGTTTGTTACCCGAATGGACATCGGAAGTCAGTGAAGAATCTAAAGCAGAAGGCAAACACTATTTGGCCTCAATGGGAATTTATATCTTCAATAAAGAATTGTTGGTCGAGTTGATGAAAAATCCCGACACCAAAGATTTTGGTAAAGAAATTATTCCGCAAGCCATTGGCAAACAAAAAGTATTAAGCTATCAATACGAAGGATATTGGACCGACATTGGAAACATAGATTCTTTCTTTGAAGCCAATTTAGGATTAACCGATGACATTCCGAAGTTCAATCTTTTTGATAATTCGAGCAAAATTTATACCCGCGCCAGGGTTTTACCGCCATCCAAAATTACCGGTGCTTCTACGATAGACAAATCGGTTATAGCAGAAGGTTGTATATTGAATGGTGTAACGGTGGAACATTCGGTTATAGGTATCAGAAGTCGTGTAGGTTTTGGTTCCACCATCCTAAACTCTTATCTGATGGGAAATGATTATTACCAAAACCTGGAAGAAATCAGAACCAATTCGACTCAAGGTATTATCAATATTGGTATTGGTGAAAGATGTTATATCAACAACACCATAGTCGACAAAGACTGTCGCATAGGAAATGATGTCCGACTTAACGGCGGCAAACATTTAGAAGACACCAACAACGATTTATACACCATAAAAGACGGTATAATAGTCGTCAAGAAAGGCGCTATCCTTCCTGATGGTTTTACCGTATAA
- a CDS encoding cytochrome c: MKYKVLALAVLATIIYSCASKSSVPTAATPKEEVKAAVTLTAELAEGKSLYENSCARCHSLYKASDFNAEQWKPIVARMAPKARLNEAQGQKIYNYLTMQ, translated from the coding sequence ATGAAATACAAAGTACTAGCATTGGCTGTTTTGGCCACCATTATTTATTCGTGTGCCTCAAAATCGAGTGTGCCGACTGCAGCAACACCAAAAGAAGAAGTAAAGGCAGCTGTTACCTTGACCGCCGAATTAGCCGAAGGGAAAAGCCTATACGAGAACAGTTGTGCCAGATGTCATTCTTTGTACAAAGCTAGTGATTTCAATGCAGAACAATGGAAACCGATTGTGGCCAGAATGGCGCCCAAAGCCCGTTTGAATGAAGCACAAGGCCAAAAAATTTACAATTATCTGACTATGCAGTAA
- a CDS encoding peptidylprolyl isomerase, giving the protein MENGIYAKFNTTKGTILVKLTHDLTPGTVGNFVGLAEGQLENSAKPMGKPYYDGLKFHRVIPDFMIQGGCPQGIGSGGPGYNFDDEFHVDLRHDKPGVLSMANAGPGTNGSQFFITHVPTTWLDDKHTVFGHVVEGQDIVNEIAQGDIIESLEIVRVGDEAQKWNAIESFRTFEGSRQRRIEEAKKAAEAAMEKIAAGFEKTDSGLRYKFIQKGNGKKAEAGKTVSVHYTGQLENGKTFDSSYPRKKPIEFPLGKGHVIEGWDEGIALLQVGDKARFVIPSYLGYGSSGAGGVIPPNATLIFDVELMDVKG; this is encoded by the coding sequence ATGGAAAACGGAATATACGCTAAATTCAACACCACCAAAGGGACGATTTTAGTAAAACTAACACACGATTTAACCCCGGGAACAGTAGGAAACTTTGTAGGCTTAGCCGAAGGGCAACTGGAGAATTCGGCCAAACCTATGGGAAAACCTTATTACGATGGCTTAAAATTCCACCGAGTAATCCCCGATTTTATGATCCAAGGCGGTTGTCCTCAAGGTATAGGTTCGGGCGGTCCGGGTTATAATTTTGATGATGAATTTCATGTGGATTTAAGACACGACAAACCGGGTGTTTTATCTATGGCGAATGCCGGTCCGGGAACTAATGGTTCTCAGTTTTTCATCACACACGTACCAACTACTTGGTTAGATGACAAGCACACCGTTTTTGGGCATGTGGTAGAAGGACAAGATATCGTAAACGAAATTGCCCAAGGCGATATAATCGAAAGCCTTGAAATCGTAAGAGTAGGTGACGAAGCGCAAAAATGGAATGCCATCGAATCTTTCAGAACTTTTGAAGGATCCAGACAAAGAAGAATCGAAGAAGCCAAAAAAGCGGCTGAAGCGGCTATGGAAAAAATTGCCGCCGGTTTCGAAAAAACGGACAGCGGGTTGCGTTACAAGTTCATCCAAAAAGGCAACGGAAAAAAGGCCGAAGCCGGAAAGACAGTTTCGGTTCATTACACCGGACAATTAGAAAATGGTAAAACATTCGACTCGTCTTACCCACGCAAAAAACCAATCGAATTCCCATTAGGAAAAGGTCATGTAATCGAAGGTTGGGATGAAGGGATTGCCTTGTTGCAAGTTGGAGATAAAGCGCGTTTTGTAATTCCTTCTTATTTAGGTTACGGTTCAAGCGGCGCCGGTGGTGTAATTCCGCCCAATGCAACTTTGATCTTTGACGTAGAATTAATGGACGTTAAAGGATAA
- a CDS encoding DUF1569 domain-containing protein, protein MSSIFSQADNDLIISRINQLTPNSKALWGKMTVDQMLSHCQAPLDFAFGKTPMKANFLMRIIGKLVRNKILNSKEYQKNSPTAPAFIRKETYDFEAAKQGLIERINVFSELGQKAIKTTKHPFFGEMTYEEWSKMHTMHLDHHLRQFGV, encoded by the coding sequence ATGAGTTCTATTTTCAGTCAAGCTGACAACGATTTAATCATTTCCAGAATCAACCAACTCACTCCAAACAGCAAAGCTTTATGGGGAAAAATGACCGTAGACCAAATGTTGTCACATTGCCAGGCTCCATTGGATTTTGCCTTTGGAAAAACACCAATGAAAGCCAATTTTTTGATGCGTATCATTGGGAAATTAGTTCGGAATAAAATTTTGAATTCCAAAGAATACCAAAAAAACAGTCCTACTGCTCCGGCTTTTATCCGAAAGGAGACTTATGATTTTGAAGCCGCCAAGCAAGGTCTGATTGAGAGAATCAACGTTTTTTCGGAACTGGGTCAGAAAGCCATTAAAACCACCAAACATCCTTTTTTTGGTGAGATGACTTATGAGGAATGGAGCAAAATGCACACCATGCATTTGGACCATCATTTGAGACAATTTGGAGTTTAA